The Paenibacillus sp. YPG26 genome includes a window with the following:
- the pheA gene encoding prephenate dehydratase, whose amino-acid sequence MKRIALLPDGTVSHEAALHLFGDEAVELVHFKQISDVFLSTANGNTDYSVIPIENTIEGSVSLHMDWLVHEVDIPMQVEWVYPSIQNLIGRRGELLSQGGEMDLSQVTKVISHPVAMAQCQQFIRLHMPQAELENAPSTSEAIETVKNNPGKGWLAIGTLLGAKRHGLDVLAEKVTDHDNNYTRFVLIGPAKLGELKPSGEDKTSILVTLPSDFPGALHQVLSAFSWRKLNLSRIESRPTKKKLGNYYFYIDVLHSLDSVLLPAAIAEIEALGCQVRILGSYLSYSYESKMTEVQS is encoded by the coding sequence ATGAAGAGAATTGCACTATTGCCTGACGGGACGGTATCCCATGAAGCGGCGCTACATTTATTTGGTGATGAAGCTGTAGAACTGGTTCATTTCAAACAAATCTCAGATGTGTTCTTATCAACAGCTAACGGAAACACGGATTATAGTGTGATTCCCATTGAGAATACGATAGAGGGTTCGGTATCACTTCACATGGACTGGCTTGTTCATGAAGTCGATATTCCGATGCAGGTAGAGTGGGTGTATCCCTCCATACAGAATTTAATCGGTAGAAGGGGGGAACTGCTGTCTCAGGGTGGAGAGATGGACTTATCACAGGTGACCAAGGTTATCTCCCATCCTGTTGCCATGGCACAGTGTCAGCAGTTCATTCGCCTGCATATGCCGCAGGCCGAGCTTGAGAATGCTCCCAGCACTTCGGAAGCGATAGAGACAGTTAAGAACAATCCGGGCAAAGGCTGGCTGGCTATCGGCACTCTTCTTGGAGCAAAAAGACATGGTCTTGATGTGCTCGCTGAGAAAGTGACGGATCACGATAATAACTATACCCGATTTGTGTTAATCGGGCCTGCTAAGCTCGGAGAACTGAAGCCATCTGGTGAAGACAAGACCAGTATTCTGGTTACTCTGCCATCTGACTTTCCTGGAGCTTTGCATCAGGTGCTCTCAGCCTTTTCATGGCGGAAATTGAACCTCTCCCGGATTGAATCGAGACCCACCAAGAAGAAGCTCGGGAATTATTATTTCTATATTGATGTACTTCACAGCCTGGACTCTGTGCTTCTTCCCGCGGCAATAGCCGAGATTGAAGCCTTGGGCTGCCAGGTTCGGATTCTGGGGTCTTATCTAAGCTACTCTTACGAGTCCAAAATGACGGAGGTGCAGAGCTGA
- a CDS encoding ACT domain-containing protein, which translates to MKERYFLVREDILPEAVVKTLQAKQLLAGGEVKTVHEAVEQVGISRSAFYKYKDGIHVLNHLERDRIATISFDLEHRSGRLSEVLALIAGFGGNVLTINQSIPLQGRANVVISVEISHLTEELDALTVILQGTPGVQRVHVIGQG; encoded by the coding sequence GTGAAAGAACGTTATTTCTTGGTCCGGGAAGATATTCTTCCAGAAGCCGTGGTCAAGACACTGCAGGCGAAGCAGCTGTTGGCAGGCGGTGAAGTGAAGACCGTGCATGAGGCTGTGGAGCAGGTGGGAATCAGCCGTAGTGCTTTTTACAAATATAAAGATGGGATCCATGTGCTTAATCATTTGGAGAGGGATCGGATTGCAACGATTTCTTTTGATTTGGAACATCGTTCTGGCAGATTGTCAGAAGTGCTTGCCCTGATTGCGGGTTTTGGCGGGAATGTACTCACGATTAATCAGAGTATTCCTCTGCAAGGAAGAGCTAACGTGGTTATATCAGTTGAAATCTCACACCTGACTGAGGAGCTTGATGCATTGACGGTTATTCTCCAGGGGACTCCCGGGGTTCAGCGTGTTCATGTCATCGGTCAAGGTTAG
- a CDS encoding homoserine dehydrogenase, translated as MKPVKVGLLGLGTVGTGVVRIVEGHQEDLSSQVGSPIVIEKIAVKSMDKARNIAIDSSKLTVDPLDVIRDPEIDVIVEVMGGIDGTKEYILEALERGKHIVTANKDLMALHGSEILAKAQEKQCDVFYEASVAGGIPIIRTLIEGFSSDRIMKIMGIVNGTTNYILTKMSQEGASYEDVLKEAQELGYAESDPTSDVEGLDAARKMAILGTLGFRTNVELSDVSVRGISSVSKEDILYAKQLGYEMKLLGIADRQDDQFSISVQPTMVKKSHPIASVNGVFNAVYVYGEAVGETMFYGAGAGEMPTATSVVADLVAIVKNLKLGVNGLKAIVPYKPKKLKSDEEISYKNFLLLHVEDKAGVLAQITQVFAEYDVSLESVVQSPNEPTDAEIMIVTHDASQASMNKVLLHFESLDVIRRIKSVYRVEG; from the coding sequence GTGAAACCTGTTAAAGTTGGATTGTTGGGGTTGGGCACTGTAGGAACAGGTGTGGTACGTATTGTGGAAGGACATCAGGAGGATTTGAGCAGTCAAGTGGGTTCTCCAATTGTGATCGAGAAGATAGCGGTCAAAAGTATGGACAAGGCTAGAAATATCGCAATTGATTCCAGCAAACTGACGGTAGACCCGCTGGATGTTATACGGGATCCTGAGATTGATGTCATTGTTGAGGTAATGGGCGGGATTGACGGAACGAAGGAGTACATTCTGGAAGCTCTTGAGCGCGGGAAGCACATCGTAACGGCTAATAAAGATCTTATGGCACTGCACGGTTCTGAAATTCTGGCCAAAGCCCAGGAGAAACAGTGTGATGTGTTCTACGAAGCCAGTGTGGCGGGCGGGATTCCAATTATCCGTACTCTTATTGAGGGCTTCTCGTCAGACCGTATCATGAAGATCATGGGGATTGTGAACGGAACAACGAACTATATCTTGACGAAAATGAGCCAGGAAGGTGCTTCTTATGAGGATGTTCTGAAGGAAGCGCAGGAGCTTGGTTATGCTGAATCCGACCCTACATCCGATGTGGAAGGTCTTGATGCTGCCCGCAAGATGGCTATTCTGGGCACACTCGGCTTCCGGACTAACGTTGAATTAAGCGACGTAAGTGTCCGCGGAATTTCGAGTGTCTCGAAGGAAGATATCCTGTATGCCAAACAGCTCGGATACGAGATGAAGCTGCTCGGTATTGCCGATAGACAAGACGATCAGTTCAGTATTAGCGTACAGCCTACCATGGTGAAGAAGTCACATCCGATTGCTTCGGTTAACGGCGTATTCAATGCGGTCTACGTATATGGTGAGGCCGTGGGGGAGACGATGTTCTATGGTGCAGGCGCTGGTGAGATGCCTACAGCCACATCGGTTGTTGCCGACCTGGTAGCTATAGTGAAGAACTTGAAGCTGGGTGTAAATGGCCTGAAAGCAATTGTTCCTTACAAACCGAAGAAGCTGAAGAGTGACGAGGAAATCTCTTATAAGAACTTCCTGCTTCTTCACGTTGAAGATAAAGCGGGTGTGCTGGCCCAGATTACTCAAGTGTTCGCTGAATATGACGTCAGTCTGGAATCAGTAGTACAATCTCCAAATGAGCCTACAGATGCCGAAATCATGATTGTAACCCATGACGCGAGCCAAGCAAGCATGAATAAGGTGCTACTGCATTTCGAATCCCTGGATGTTATCCGCCGGATCAAGAGTGTATACCGTGTTGAAGGATAA
- the thrB gene encoding homoserine kinase yields the protein MSSSQSNGVRVRIPASTANLGPGFDTLGMALSLYAWIEMKAADHTAFHLYGDEMKGIPADKSNLIYQVAQSVFDEAGVSIPDLEVSMYSDIPLTRGLGSSASAIVGALVAANELIGSPLTSSKLFDMATALEKHPDNVGASLFGGIIAASWDGEHADYIRIEPSSDLGVLVAIPDFQLSTSDARNVLPEQVSLKDAVYNIGKSSLLTAAFSSGRLDLISVAMKDRIHQPYRASLIPGMSQILNEAADHGALGAALSGAGPTLLALVDKRAGTGRDLENFLLGILKEQGITARTLWLEPNREGVTRLAETADSRSFMDIIKGD from the coding sequence ATGAGTTCTTCGCAATCAAATGGTGTTCGGGTTAGAATTCCGGCGAGTACTGCGAATTTGGGCCCGGGATTTGACACTTTGGGTATGGCTTTATCGTTATATGCGTGGATTGAGATGAAGGCTGCGGATCATACCGCATTTCATCTCTATGGAGACGAAATGAAGGGGATCCCAGCGGACAAGAGCAACCTGATTTATCAAGTTGCCCAATCTGTTTTTGATGAAGCTGGAGTATCAATCCCTGATCTTGAAGTATCCATGTATTCGGATATACCGTTGACCAGAGGGCTTGGAAGCAGTGCCTCCGCAATTGTAGGGGCGCTTGTTGCAGCCAACGAATTGATTGGTTCGCCACTAACGTCCTCTAAATTATTTGATATGGCTACTGCGCTTGAGAAACACCCGGATAATGTAGGGGCGTCTTTATTCGGAGGCATCATTGCGGCTTCCTGGGATGGGGAGCATGCAGATTATATTAGAATTGAGCCTTCCTCCGATCTGGGAGTGCTGGTCGCCATCCCCGATTTCCAATTGTCTACCTCGGACGCAAGAAATGTGCTGCCTGAGCAGGTGTCATTAAAGGATGCGGTATATAACATAGGCAAATCATCACTGCTTACCGCTGCCTTCTCTTCAGGCCGGCTTGATCTTATCTCTGTGGCGATGAAGGATCGGATTCACCAGCCTTACCGGGCTTCACTTATTCCGGGAATGTCCCAAATTCTGAATGAAGCTGCTGATCATGGAGCCCTTGGAGCTGCCCTAAGCGGTGCAGGTCCCACGTTGCTTGCGCTAGTTGACAAACGAGCTGGGACAGGGCGCGATCTGGAGAATTTCCTGCTGGGAATTCTGAAGGAGCAGGGGATAACTGCCAGGACACTATGGTTGGAGCCAAATCGTGAAGGTGTAACCCGCTTAGCTGAGACTGCTGATTCGCGCTCCTTCATGGATATTATTAAAGGGGATTGA